A window of Ictidomys tridecemlineatus isolate mIctTri1 chromosome 1, mIctTri1.hap1, whole genome shotgun sequence contains these coding sequences:
- the Cnot8 gene encoding CCR4-NOT transcription complex subunit 8 isoform X2 → MYSQDSIDLLANSGLQFQKHEEEGIDTLHFAELLMTSGVVLCDNVKWLSFHSGYDFGYMVKLLTDSRLPEEEHEFFHILNLFFPSIYDVKYLMKSCKNLKGGLQEVADQLDLQRIGRQHQAGSDSLLTGMAFFRMKELFFEDSIDDAKYCGRLYGLGTGVAQKQNEDVDSAQEKMSILAIINNMQQ, encoded by the exons ATGTACTCTCAGGATTCCATAGACCTCCTTGCTAACTCAGGACTACAGTTTCAGAAGCATGAAGAGGAAGGGATTGACACGCTGCACTTTGCGGAGCTGCTTATGACATCAGGAGTGGTTCTCTGTGACAATGTCAAATGGCTTTCATTTCACAG TGGCTATGATTTTGGCTACATGGTAAAGTTGCTTACAGATTCTCGTTTGCCAGAAGAAGAACAtgaattctttcatattttgaatcTTTTCTTTCCATCTATTTATGATGTGAAATACCTGATGAAGAGTTGCAAAAATCTTAAG GGAGGTCTTCAGGAAGTTGCTGATCAGTTGGATTTGCAGAGAATTGGAAGGCAGCACCAGGCAGGCTCAGACTCACTACTGACGGGAATGGCATTCTTCAGGATGAAAGAG TTATTTTTTGAGGACAGTATTGATGATGCCAAGTACTGTGGCCGGCTCTATGGCCTAGGCACGGGAGTGGCCCAGAAACAGAATGAGGATGTGGACTCTGCCCAGGAGAAGATGAGCATCCTGGCGATTATCAACAACATGCAGCAGTGA
- the Cnot8 gene encoding CCR4-NOT transcription complex subunit 8 isoform X1 — MPAALVENSQVICEVWANNLEEEMRKIREIVLSYSYIAMDTEFPGVVVRPIGEFRSSIDYQYQLLRCNVDLLKIIQLGLTFTNEKGEYPSGINTWQFNFKFNLTEDMYSQDSIDLLANSGLQFQKHEEEGIDTLHFAELLMTSGVVLCDNVKWLSFHSGYDFGYMVKLLTDSRLPEEEHEFFHILNLFFPSIYDVKYLMKSCKNLKGGLQEVADQLDLQRIGRQHQAGSDSLLTGMAFFRMKELFFEDSIDDAKYCGRLYGLGTGVAQKQNEDVDSAQEKMSILAIINNMQQ, encoded by the exons ATGCCTGCAGCACTTGTGGAGAATAGCCAGGTTATCTGTGAAGTATGGGCCAACAATCTAGAAGAAGAGATGAGGAAGATCCGAGAAATTGTGCTCAGTTACAGTTACATTGCAATG gacACAGAATTTCCCGGTGTTGTGGTCCGACCAATTGGTGAATTTCGTAGTTCCATAGATTACCAGTATCAGCTTCTGCGGTGCAATGttgaccttttaaaaattatccagcTGGGCCTTACATTCACAAATGAGAAGGGAGAATATCCTTCTGGAATTAATACCTGGCAGTTCAATTTCAAATTCAATCTTAC AGAGGACATGTACTCTCAGGATTCCATAGACCTCCTTGCTAACTCAGGACTACAGTTTCAGAAGCATGAAGAGGAAGGGATTGACACGCTGCACTTTGCGGAGCTGCTTATGACATCAGGAGTGGTTCTCTGTGACAATGTCAAATGGCTTTCATTTCACAG TGGCTATGATTTTGGCTACATGGTAAAGTTGCTTACAGATTCTCGTTTGCCAGAAGAAGAACAtgaattctttcatattttgaatcTTTTCTTTCCATCTATTTATGATGTGAAATACCTGATGAAGAGTTGCAAAAATCTTAAG GGAGGTCTTCAGGAAGTTGCTGATCAGTTGGATTTGCAGAGAATTGGAAGGCAGCACCAGGCAGGCTCAGACTCACTACTGACGGGAATGGCATTCTTCAGGATGAAAGAG TTATTTTTTGAGGACAGTATTGATGATGCCAAGTACTGTGGCCGGCTCTATGGCCTAGGCACGGGAGTGGCCCAGAAACAGAATGAGGATGTGGACTCTGCCCAGGAGAAGATGAGCATCCTGGCGATTATCAACAACATGCAGCAGTGA